From one Bifidobacterium sp. WK012_4_13 genomic stretch:
- a CDS encoding UTP--glucose-1-phosphate uridylyltransferase — protein sequence MTERESMTEEAFELSAEKMRKHGLSDVSIKQFKRLYDTWQSEQSQTFIKENDVEALKEVPYVGDIHDKMNQQQALDAFSKTAFLKLNGGLGTSMGLEGAKSLLPVRRHKARQMRFLDIILGQVLTARKRLGVPLPLILMNSFRTSKDSLKLLKKNRLFEQHDVPLEIIQHVEPKLVLETGEPVDFAEDPELEWCPPGHGDVYSTIWESGLLDILQDKGIKYLFISNSDNLGARPSRTLAWHFAKSGSPFMVEVSRRTKADRKGGHIVFDRKSGHLMLREMSQVAPGDESDATNIRKHPYFNTNSIWVRVDALKAKLEEYDGVLPLPVIVNKKTVDPTDSDTQEVVQLETAMGAAIGLFEGASCIEVDRMRFLPVKTTDDLFIMRSDRFHLTDSYEMEDGNYIFPNVQLDERYYKNINDFNERFPYSIPSLAAANSVTIQGDWTFGRDVTMFADAVLSDQGRPSYVPNGEFVGPQGVEPDEWV from the coding sequence ATGACCGAAAGGGAATCGATGACAGAAGAAGCATTTGAACTTTCTGCTGAAAAGATGCGGAAGCATGGCTTGAGCGATGTTTCCATCAAGCAATTCAAACGTCTGTACGACACTTGGCAGAGTGAGCAGTCGCAAACGTTCATCAAGGAAAACGACGTCGAAGCTCTTAAGGAAGTTCCCTATGTCGGTGACATCCATGACAAGATGAACCAGCAGCAGGCTTTGGATGCCTTCTCGAAAACCGCCTTCCTGAAGCTTAACGGTGGACTGGGAACGTCCATGGGTCTGGAAGGTGCGAAATCACTGCTTCCTGTGCGTCGGCACAAGGCCAGGCAGATGCGCTTTCTCGACATCATTCTCGGCCAGGTGCTCACGGCAAGAAAGCGCCTTGGCGTTCCTCTGCCCCTGATTCTGATGAATTCCTTCAGGACTTCGAAGGACAGCCTGAAACTGCTGAAGAAGAACAGGCTTTTCGAGCAGCATGACGTTCCCCTTGAGATCATCCAGCATGTCGAGCCCAAGCTGGTCCTTGAAACCGGTGAGCCTGTCGATTTCGCAGAGGATCCGGAGCTCGAATGGTGCCCGCCGGGACATGGCGACGTCTATTCGACTATCTGGGAATCCGGCCTTCTGGACATCCTGCAGGACAAGGGCATCAAATACCTCTTCATCTCGAATTCCGACAACCTCGGCGCGCGTCCCTCGCGCACCTTGGCATGGCATTTCGCCAAGTCCGGATCACCCTTCATGGTCGAAGTCTCAAGAAGGACCAAGGCCGACCGCAAGGGCGGCCACATCGTCTTCGACAGAAAGTCGGGACATCTGATGCTTCGCGAGATGAGTCAGGTCGCACCAGGCGACGAGAGCGATGCGACGAACATACGCAAGCACCCGTATTTCAACACGAATAGCATCTGGGTCAGGGTCGACGCGTTGAAGGCCAAGCTCGAGGAGTATGACGGAGTCCTGCCACTTCCCGTCATCGTCAACAAGAAGACAGTCGATCCGACTGATTCCGATACGCAGGAAGTGGTGCAACTGGAAACCGCGATGGGTGCGGCGATAGGTCTCTTCGAGGGGGCATCCTGCATCGAAGTCGACCGAATGCGTTTCCTTCCCGTGAAGACAACCGACGATCTGTTCATCATGCGGTCAGATAGATTCCATCTTACGGACTCATACGAGATGGAGGACGGCAACTACATATTCCCCAACGTCCAGCTTGATGAGCGCTATTACAAGAACATCAACGACTTCAACGAACGATTCCCATATTCCATTCCATCGTTGGCTGCAGCCAACTCGGTCACCATCCAGGGGGACTGGACCTTCGGACGCGACGTCACTATGTTCGCCGACGCCGTGCTTTCTGACCAGGGAAGGCCTTCATATGTGCCTAACGGAGAATTCGTCGGACCGCAGGGCGTTGAACCGGACGAGTGGGTCTAA